The Collibacillus ludicampi region GCAGCTCATCGATCACTTGCCGTGTCTGACGGCGGATTTCGTCTAGCATCCTCGAACCCCTTCCTCTTGACCGTATTCTTGTTCAATTTGGCGGATCTTGTCCAAACGTCTCGCATGACGGCCGCCTTCGAATTCAGTCGTCAACCATATACGCACAATCTCCTCGGCCAGTCCGGGTCCGATCACCCGTCCACCCATAGCAAGGACGTTGGTATCGTTGTGTTGTCGCGTCGCCTTCGCGGAAAAACAATCATGTACGAGCGCACAACGGACGCCAGGTACTTTGTTGGCAACAATAGACATCCCGAGGCCCGTA contains the following coding sequences:
- the rpiB gene encoding ribose 5-phosphate isomerase B → MKIALAADHGGYALKEHIKTVLDQMGLAYKDFGTYSEESVDYPDYGLQVSKAVANGEYDRGILFCGTGLGMSIVANKVPGVRCALVHDCFSAKATRQHNDTNVLAMGGRVIGPGLAEEIVRIWLTTEFEGGRHARRLDKIRQIEQEYGQEEGVRGC